The following nucleotide sequence is from Thermodesulfovibrionales bacterium.
CCATGACAGTCCGTACAAACCGCCATCTGCTTCGTTGGCTTGTTCAGCCCCTCCCTCTGTTTCCGGTAGAAACCGAGGGTGACGCCGTGAAAATCCGAGAGATAGGTCTTCACGACATCCGTCGAAAGACCGTACTTGCTCACTATTGTTTTGTTTCCGTGGCAGTTGCTGCACATCTCGGGTATCCGTTCGCGGTAATCCAGGGTGAGGGGGTTCTTGATATCATGCGCGGTGTGGCAGTCTATGCAGACCGGCACGTCCTGACTGGCATCATCAAGGAGGGCTTTCCCGTGAACGCTCTTTGCATAAATATCGTAAATCCCCGGGTGGCATTTCTGGCACCTCCGGGCAATAAGTCTTCTCTCCTTCGCAAACTGCGGCATCGTATGGAAGCCGTGACAGTCGGTACATACCGGTGCGTTCAGGTTACCCTGGCTGAGCATGAGATAATGGATGCTTTCCGCTGTCTTTGTATATTTGTCAAAGTGGCAGCGTCTGCACGTTTCAGCGTTCGCGACAGAAAAGGCGCGGGCGCTCTTGAAATTTCGCTGCGGGTGCTGAGAATCGGAAAAGCCGAAATGGCAGTCCGAACAACTCAGCTTTCTGTGCACCGAGGTATTGAGCAATCCTGAATCCAGGTAAAGAGATACGGTTTCCCCATTCTTGAATTCCATACTCAACGCGTGGCCGTGGCATTTCAGGCAGTACTGCTCTTCGTTGCTGAACCGCTTTCTGCTGACGGGCATCACCGAGTGGGATCCGTGGCAATCCGCGCAGGGGTGGGATCTTCCCTCTTCCTCCTCTCGTAGGATGTTCACGTGTATGGCCCTTGTCTTGATCTTTTCAAGGGAGTGACATTTCCTGCACGCAAGAGAGGATTTTATCCTGAATTGCTCCCTGCTTCTGAATCTCCTCTGCGGATGGCCTGCACCCGAAAAATCGCCATGACAGTCGGAACATGCCAGGGCGCGGTGAACCGAGGCAGCGAATTTTTCGGGGCTCACATGAACGTTTAACGTTTCGCCGTTTTCGAATTGCTTAATAATGTCATGCCCCGCATGGCATTCCAGGCACCTCTGCACCTCTCCTGAGGCCGCCCCTTCCCCTGCAAAAGCCGGGCCGAGGAGCCCTATGCAGCCTCCCACAAGCGCCGATAAGAAAATGAGAACCTTTCTCCTAACCTCCATGGGAACCTCCCCTACCTGCCCTGAGGCACTTCGAAAGGAAGTGAGAAGAGGGGAATGTCAGGCAGGAGCCTGACATTCCCATAGGCGTTCTCATAATACCGAGCTTCATTAGTGAGCGTCCTTATATTCAGGCTCTTCACGGAGGACAGGGAGTCGGTTCAGAATCCAGCGGAATATGAGAATATGGATGGTGAATATACTCAGGACGATAGTCGCTTCGCGCCAGGGCGGAATAATCTCGTGTATGTGATGCGGCAGATACCAGTTAAATGTTATGAGGGTGACATTCAGCCTGTTTATGAGTACCCCGATGACCGCCCAGAACGCTCCGAATCTGACGATATTCGCGCTTCCGTTCTTTACCCCGATTGTCACGACAAGGGCCGGAAGGAGGATAAGGCCCAGCATCTCAAAGAGGAACCAGTGTCCGTAAGGACTATTGAGGAGGGACCAGTTGTCATCATGAGCCACCCCCATTACCTTTAATACAAAAAAGATATACATGGCGATACAGACACCCTTCCCAAGCCCGACGGTAAGGCCGGGAAGACTCCTCAGGAAATTCTCGTCTGCGGCATGTTTCAGGAAACGGGAGGCGAGGGTGCTCACCACGATTACCATACAGAGCGCGGCGTAGATGCTTGAACTCAGGTAAAAGACGGGTATATAGGACGAAAACCACAGGGGATGGACTTTCCCGGGCGCCAGAAGGAACATCGCACCGAGCGCAGACTGGTGGAGTGTCGAGAGAATTATGCCGGCAATCGTCATCCCTATGGTTATCATGGTTGCCCACCGGTATACCCTCCTTGATCTCAGCCACTCCAGGATCGCGGGGCTGAATTCAAGGACCTGGACCGTGAGGTAGGTTGCCACATGCCATGCAACGAGAAAGAGGACGGAGGAAGTTCCGAAGCTGATTATCATGGGGTAATAGATGCGCCAGGGCATTCCGAGATCCATCAGGAGGTACACGACGGCAAAGAAGTACCCAAGGAGCCCCGTCAGGACCCCGAGCCGCACGAGGGGTTTGTACCTCTTGAAGCCGAAGATATAGTAGGCCGTCGCCATCACAAACCCGGTAGCAGAAAGGGGAACACCGCCGAAGAGTCCCCAGCCGAGAAAGAGCGACCAGGGGTATTCCTGAGAGGCATCGGTCACGGCAGCGAGGCCGAATGCGAAACGGT
It contains:
- a CDS encoding cytochrome c3 family protein — protein: MEVRRKVLIFLSALVGGCIGLLGPAFAGEGAASGEVQRCLECHAGHDIIKQFENGETLNVHVSPEKFAASVHRALACSDCHGDFSGAGHPQRRFRSREQFRIKSSLACRKCHSLEKIKTRAIHVNILREEEEGRSHPCADCHGSHSVMPVSRKRFSNEEQYCLKCHGHALSMEFKNGETVSLYLDSGLLNTSVHRKLSCSDCHFGFSDSQHPQRNFKSARAFSVANAETCRRCHFDKYTKTAESIHYLMLSQGNLNAPVCTDCHGFHTMPQFAKERRLIARRCQKCHPGIYDIYAKSVHGKALLDDASQDVPVCIDCHTAHDIKNPLTLDYRERIPEMCSNCHGNKTIVSKYGLSTDVVKTYLSDFHGVTLGFYRKQREGLNKPTKQMAVCTDCHGTHNIISVRSTDPALVKANLVKRCQQCHRGATKNFPDSWLSHYRPSPLKTPLIFVVNAVYTAFIPIMIIGLVLQILLHIWRYAVNR
- the nrfD gene encoding NrfD/PsrC family molybdoenzyme membrane anchor subunit, whose protein sequence is MGNGSITKTDYSFRSWFMDKLLMGLSWPEYAARLITPFNIVAAIILSIGIPLIAYRFAFGLAAVTDASQEYPWSLFLGWGLFGGVPLSATGFVMATAYYIFGFKRYKPLVRLGVLTGLLGYFFAVVYLLMDLGMPWRIYYPMIISFGTSSVLFLVAWHVATYLTVQVLEFSPAILEWLRSRRVYRWATMITIGMTIAGIILSTLHQSALGAMFLLAPGKVHPLWFSSYIPVFYLSSSIYAALCMVIVVSTLASRFLKHAADENFLRSLPGLTVGLGKGVCIAMYIFFVLKVMGVAHDDNWSLLNSPYGHWFLFEMLGLILLPALVVTIGVKNGSANIVRFGAFWAVIGVLINRLNVTLITFNWYLPHHIHEIIPPWREATIVLSIFTIHILIFRWILNRLPVLREEPEYKDAH